A single window of Oceanotoga teriensis DNA harbors:
- a CDS encoding phytoene desaturase family protein, protein MNYDVIIIGAGNGGLSTATKLAINGKKVLVLEKHNIPGGCGTSFRRGRFEFEVALHQLSSMGSSEKPGPLRELFKEYGIEDKIEWIPIESLFKVNFPDGKGVSLPANRKDAEKLLKEKFPDESENITNYFDTVYNFSIETDKFAEMQANSVNEPSKLKKIMIKQFFSKKFPTLAKYALKSTQEVLDEFFKSVELQLCVNAYWCFMGMPPNRFPFSILARCTYIYMEDKPYYLRGGSQVISQALADTIRNNGGEIKYNCGAKQILIKNGKAYGVIDEFDNEYKCDFVVSGISPIETYFNLIKTEESVKQAKEYLKSYTVGISALTCFIGLDCTPKEIGFTDSFNLNYENLDCNESFQNAYKLMPDIDPLINTCYTVDDPKVSPEGTTVITAGTLKYGKAWMELSAEEYYETKYKAGNMIIDRLEKKYPGFRSHIEEFEVATPLTHMRYLKHPQGAIYGFEQDLKSSVFFFPREEYIKNLTFSNGWVNICGFGPNYLYGSTVADKILKGVEK, encoded by the coding sequence ATGAACTATGATGTAATCATTATAGGTGCTGGAAATGGTGGATTATCAACTGCTACTAAATTAGCAATAAATGGCAAGAAAGTTTTAGTATTAGAAAAACATAATATACCTGGAGGGTGTGGAACAAGCTTTAGAAGGGGAAGATTTGAATTTGAGGTTGCACTTCATCAATTGAGTTCTATGGGAAGTTCAGAAAAACCTGGTCCATTAAGAGAACTTTTTAAAGAATATGGAATAGAAGACAAAATAGAGTGGATTCCTATAGAATCATTGTTTAAAGTTAATTTTCCAGATGGAAAAGGAGTATCTCTGCCAGCTAATAGGAAAGATGCTGAAAAATTATTAAAAGAAAAATTTCCTGATGAATCCGAAAATATTACAAATTATTTTGATACAGTGTATAACTTTAGTATAGAAACTGACAAATTTGCAGAAATGCAGGCTAATTCTGTTAATGAACCAAGTAAATTAAAAAAAATAATGATAAAACAATTTTTTAGTAAAAAATTTCCGACGCTTGCAAAATATGCATTAAAAAGTACTCAAGAAGTTTTGGACGAATTTTTCAAGAGTGTAGAATTACAATTATGTGTGAATGCGTATTGGTGTTTTATGGGAATGCCTCCTAATAGATTTCCTTTTTCAATACTTGCAAGATGTACTTATATTTATATGGAAGATAAACCATATTATCTTAGAGGTGGATCACAAGTTATTTCACAAGCTCTTGCTGATACTATAAGAAATAATGGAGGAGAAATAAAATATAATTGTGGAGCAAAACAAATACTTATAAAAAATGGTAAAGCTTATGGAGTGATAGATGAGTTTGATAATGAGTATAAATGTGATTTTGTTGTATCAGGAATATCTCCGATAGAAACGTATTTTAATTTAATAAAAACAGAAGAAAGTGTGAAACAGGCTAAAGAATATTTAAAGAGTTATACAGTTGGAATATCTGCTTTAACATGTTTTATTGGATTAGATTGTACACCTAAAGAAATTGGATTTACAGATAGTTTTAATTTAAATTATGAAAATCTTGATTGTAATGAATCATTTCAAAATGCATATAAATTAATGCCAGATATAGATCCGCTTATAAATACCTGTTATACAGTAGATGATCCAAAAGTTTCTCCAGAAGGAACTACAGTTATAACAGCTGGTACTTTAAAATATGGAAAAGCATGGATGGAACTATCTGCCGAAGAATATTATGAAACTAAATATAAAGCGGGCAATATGATAATAGATCGTTTAGAAAAAAAATATCCTGGATTTCGTTCACATATAGAAGAGTTCGAAGTTGCGACTCCATTAACCCATATGAGGTATTTAAAACATCCACAAGGTGCTATATACGGATTTGAACAAGATTTGAAATCAAGTGTTTTTTTCTTTCCAAGAGAAGAATATATAAAGAATTTAACTTTTTCAAATGGTTGGGTAAATATATGTGGATTTGGGCCAAACTATCTTTATGGAAGCACAGTTGCGGATAAGATTCTTAAAGGAGTTGAAAAATAA
- a CDS encoding flavin reductase family protein: MSDLKEMIIRTMPNGKETLNEIKVLKKTGYDYSLEKGKVEKTINRLHRDNLKLIVSEIRNINENAKTFRLITKNEYLPVFQSGQYINLFVEIDGVRTSRPYSICSSNKQRAYYEITVARIQNGFVSDYFLDKVKVGDEFEANGPAGVFHFNPAFHNKNNVYIAGGSGITPFISMIKEVTESGLDRNIHLIYGCRDEDNILFKEELERIQNKHSNFKFSVILSETKQTYKGLKGFIDEKCIKNLIKDIKNKTYYICGPQIMNDFVVNELEKMNIKKSMIRREMFGSRQDIQNEPGWPKNLSGNETFKIKINDKKEIEAFSKDSLLTTLEKNGIRVNVCCRSGECSLCRVQLKKGKVFMPRGVLLRHADEKFGYIHSCKAYPITDIEICI; this comes from the coding sequence ATGTCAGATTTAAAAGAAATGATAATAAGAACGATGCCTAATGGAAAAGAAACTTTAAATGAAATAAAAGTTTTGAAAAAAACTGGTTATGATTATAGCCTTGAAAAAGGAAAGGTAGAGAAAACAATAAATAGATTGCATAGAGATAATTTAAAATTAATAGTATCTGAAATAAGAAATATTAATGAAAATGCAAAAACATTTAGATTGATAACAAAAAATGAATATCTGCCAGTTTTTCAAAGTGGACAATATATAAATTTATTTGTTGAAATAGATGGAGTTAGAACAAGTAGACCATATAGTATATGTTCTTCAAATAAACAAAGAGCATATTATGAAATTACAGTTGCAAGAATACAAAATGGATTTGTTTCAGATTATTTTTTAGATAAAGTGAAAGTTGGAGATGAATTTGAAGCTAATGGCCCAGCCGGAGTATTTCATTTCAATCCTGCTTTTCACAATAAAAATAATGTTTATATAGCAGGTGGAAGTGGTATTACTCCTTTTATAAGTATGATAAAAGAAGTTACAGAATCAGGATTGGATAGAAATATTCATTTGATTTATGGCTGTCGTGATGAAGATAATATTTTATTTAAAGAAGAATTGGAAAGAATACAAAATAAACATTCAAATTTTAAATTTTCTGTTATTTTATCAGAAACAAAACAAACATACAAAGGATTGAAAGGATTTATAGATGAAAAATGTATTAAAAATCTTATAAAAGATATAAAAAATAAAACATATTATATATGTGGTCCACAAATAATGAACGATTTTGTAGTTAATGAATTAGAGAAAATGAATATAAAGAAAAGTATGATCAGAAGAGAAATGTTTGGAAGTAGACAAGATATTCAAAATGAACCAGGATGGCCGAAAAATTTATCAGGTAATGAAACTTTTAAAATTAAAATAAATGATAAAAAAGAGATAGAAGCGTTTAGTAAAGACTCATTATTAACAACTCTCGAGAAAAATGGTATAAGAGTAAATGTATGTTGTAGAAGTGGGGAATGCAGTCTTTGTAGAGTTCAATTAAAAAAAGGTAAAGTATTTATGCCAAGAGGAGTTTTACTTAGACATGCAGATGAAAAATTTGGATATATTCACTCTTGTAAAGCTTATCCTATAACTGATATAGAAATATGCATCTAA
- a CDS encoding DUF5692 family protein, with amino-acid sequence MFFFDKINLSSFIAALLVLLGLILINEITRRNKWISISVYIIMPIILTMTVWPKTAGAGTSSGYWFAWVKTYSALIGVIGFMALRYIKKLENNKFMLLFPGLILSINILEAVYRDFECFSKTGIIENGLYMLGGPWNIINGIAGIINILTITGWGYIRISRNKSKDMVWADQLWFWILAYGIWNISYCYNAISDRSFYAGFILILSCVIAEFFVKKGIWLQHRAQTLAIYTMFTLTFPSFASNSIFAVKSSHKPEALLLLSILSLIMNVSVLIYEIYTIKNNKLNPFKNEIYTKLKSYKKNLKQNKL; translated from the coding sequence ATGTTCTTTTTTGATAAAATAAATTTATCTTCTTTTATTGCTGCTTTATTAGTATTATTGGGTTTGATATTAATAAATGAAATAACAAGAAGAAATAAATGGATATCAATATCTGTATATATAATAATGCCTATAATATTAACAATGACTGTATGGCCAAAGACTGCTGGGGCGGGAACATCTTCTGGATACTGGTTTGCATGGGTTAAAACTTATTCTGCTTTAATAGGAGTAATAGGGTTTATGGCTTTAAGATATATAAAAAAATTAGAAAATAATAAATTTATGCTACTTTTTCCAGGTCTTATATTATCAATAAATATATTGGAAGCAGTTTATAGAGATTTTGAATGTTTTAGTAAAACGGGAATTATAGAAAATGGTTTATATATGTTGGGGGGACCTTGGAATATAATAAATGGAATTGCTGGAATAATAAATATATTAACCATAACAGGTTGGGGATATATAAGAATTTCAAGAAACAAATCAAAGGATATGGTTTGGGCAGATCAATTATGGTTTTGGATTTTAGCATATGGAATTTGGAATATATCATATTGTTATAATGCAATATCTGATAGATCTTTTTATGCAGGGTTTATACTTATTTTATCTTGTGTAATTGCAGAATTTTTTGTAAAAAAAGGTATATGGCTTCAACATAGAGCACAAACTTTAGCAATATATACAATGTTTACATTAACTTTTCCAAGCTTTGCCAGCAACTCTATTTTTGCAGTAAAATCATCTCATAAACCAGAAGCTTTACTCTTGCTAAGTATATTATCATTGATCATGAATGTTTCTGTATTAATATATGAAATATATACTATTAAAAATAATAAATTAAATCCATTCAAAAATGAGATATATACGAAATTAAAATCTTATAAAAAGAATTTAAAACAAAATAAACTTTAA